TGTAAGCTGTTTATATTTAGTGGTCAGTTCATTGAACCATTGCTTGTCCTGTAAGGTCAAGGCAAAATCGATCAGCTCGGCAATCTCACTCGGCTGTAAATCAGCTGAATCATTAAACAATACTTCAGCCGATGCCGTGGCTTCTCCATTCCCATCCTCTGCGTAATCATAGGCGAAACAAATTTTGATATCACTTTCCAAAAATTCGTTACGAAGGAAATACAATACCTCACACATTAGCACAGGTCTAACATGATCATCAAAGACACATTCCATAACCTTTGCCCAATACTGCTGGTTACTGAGGTGTAGCTTATCATTGGTTAAGAGATATTTCTCACCCTGAAAATCGGTGACAAATCTCAGCTCAAGCGGCTTCATTTTAAAAATAGTAGCAATTTGCTTCATACTAATATTCAGAATGTCTTGCGTTTCTAATCTGATCATCTCTCATGCACCTCGTCCCTCTTAGTTGGGTTACCTGAAACCTGACGATATCTATAATTCCGTTATATGCCAATAATATAAAATTAACTCCATTAATTCACTTTAATTTTATCTAATTTAACATTATTATCGTCACCTGACTATGCTTTATTTATATTTTTTAGGATTTCGCTCAGAAAAATGTTTCAATCTCTAAAAATCTGTTTAATATTTACGTTCATTCCAATAAGGTGTATAAAGATTGTGCATCATGTGAAGCTTTTTCTTTCTTATATTTAAACAAAAAAAACTGTTCTGAATGGTCATAACGACCTCAGAACAGTTTTTTGTATCAGGATTATGCTTCAGTTAATTTACTTAAACAAACAGCGGCACTAACTGTATTCCTTCTTCAGGTGAGATCCGAACGAGGCCTATATCAGTGATACGTAACGTCGGGATAACCGCCAAAGCAAGCAGTGATAAGGTCATAAATGCATAATTCAAAGTGCAGCCTGCATCATATAGCGCTTTGCTGATCGCAGCTGATTTTGCAGCAGCAATTTCAAAGGGCTCAGTGGACATTAGACCTGCAATAGCCAGCGGGAATAATGTTTCTCCACTAGATGTGATTACGGCAACCCCACCCTGAGCATCCGCAACCGCATTAGCGGCTTTAGCCATTAACTCATCATCGTTACCGATGACCAGCACATTGTGGCTATCATGGGCAACTGTCATCGCAATGGCAGCAGGCTCAATAAATCCGATGCCTTCTACAACGGCCACGGATTTATTGCCTGTTCCTTTATGCCGTTCAAGCACAGCGATTTTGCACAAACCTTCTACAGCATTTACATCCAGTTGCCCCGCCACTACAGGGATCGAAACCATACGCTCAATGGTCTCCACATGATTTTCTCTTACTTTAATAACTCTTGTAGTAAGTTCACCTGTTTGAATTGGAGCAGCGATGATGAAATCTTCTGCGGTAGGACGCTGCGGCAAATGAACCGAAGCCAACACTTCCTCTGGATAAGTGAATTTAGCAAGCTCTGCGGTCATTACACCGTTCTCAGCAACTACTACACCTGCGGCAATCGTAAGTACCACGTTAACATCGGCCAAATTCCCGTCCAGCAAAATAATATCTGCAAAGGAACCCGGAGTAATCGAACCTATATCCCGCGCTAAACCGAAGCGTTCAGCAGTATTAATAGTAGCCATTTGTATAGCCGTTATAGGCTTCACACCTTGAGCAATAGCATCGCGCAGAACGAAATTCATATGCCCTTCATCTCGCAAAGATTCTGAACTACGGTCATCCGTTACCAGCATCATTCGGCGCGTATCAATTCCGTGTTCCGTATGGGCCGTAATGGTCTTAGCCACATCGTGCCAAGCAGAGCCCCGGCGCATTTTGGCATACATCCCCAGTCGAACGCGCTCAATGACATCGTCTGCCGTAACACACTCATGATCGCCAGTCACACCCGCCGCCGCATACACCGGCAGTCTCCAGTCGCTGGAGGGCCATGTGAAATGACCATCTACAAATCTTCCTGCCCGTAGCGTAGCTTGAATTTCTCCAAGCATCTTCTCATCGCCGTAAACAACGCCAGGGAAATTCATCACTTCGCCTAGAGCGATCACATCGTCTCCCCAAGTAAAAGCTTCTGCTACTTCTTCTGGACCAATAGAAGCACCCGTTGTCTCAAATTCCGCACCTGCCGCAGGCACACAAGAAGCCACCTGCATATAAGCAGCTAACGGTGTTCCCCGCATCTCATCCAGCATCAAATGAATACCCTTTAGTCCGAATACATTAGCAATCTCATGGGCATCAAAGAAACCACCTGTTGTCCCCAGCGGCAGAACAGCGCGTGAGAATTCAGTAACCGTTAGCTGTGTGCTCTCAATATGACAATGGCCATCGAGCAGTCCCGGAGCTATATACTTGCCGTTCGCTTCAATAACCTGCGTTCCTTCACCAATCATATGTGTCACATCTTTACCAACATAAGCAATGCGTCCACCTTGCACACCAACAGACATTCCTTCTAAAATTTCACCAGAGCATACATTGACCAGCTTCCCACCTGTAATTACCAGTGATGCCGGTTTATCTCCTCTTGCCGTAGCCACAAGCTCAGGTACACAATCTGCTAAAGGCTTTCTCGTAAAAGTTGTCATCTTCATCTCTCCCCCGTTAGTATCCAAGTGCATTCTTGATGTAGTGAATAGTTACATATTAATAGAGGATTGCTTTACAATCGGTTGTGCTGACATTATGGCTGGCAAGTCTGAATTTGTAAGAAAAAACGGCTCCGTCATCCCTATAGATGATAGCCGTTTTCTTATTCCCAAAGATTGTCCACTCGCTCTGGACGCCCCTTGTTTGAACTCCCCGTCGGCCGCTCTATTCCAACGATTATCTTACTTTTCCCTCATATACGTCAAGTGCCGACT
This window of the Paenibacillus sp. FSL R10-2734 genome carries:
- a CDS encoding adenine deaminase C-terminal domain-containing protein yields the protein MKMTTFTRKPLADCVPELVATARGDKPASLVITGGKLVNVCSGEILEGMSVGVQGGRIAYVGKDVTHMIGEGTQVIEANGKYIAPGLLDGHCHIESTQLTVTEFSRAVLPLGTTGGFFDAHEIANVFGLKGIHLMLDEMRGTPLAAYMQVASCVPAAGAEFETTGASIGPEEVAEAFTWGDDVIALGEVMNFPGVVYGDEKMLGEIQATLRAGRFVDGHFTWPSSDWRLPVYAAAGVTGDHECVTADDVIERVRLGMYAKMRRGSAWHDVAKTITAHTEHGIDTRRMMLVTDDRSSESLRDEGHMNFVLRDAIAQGVKPITAIQMATINTAERFGLARDIGSITPGSFADIILLDGNLADVNVVLTIAAGVVVAENGVMTAELAKFTYPEEVLASVHLPQRPTAEDFIIAAPIQTGELTTRVIKVRENHVETIERMVSIPVVAGQLDVNAVEGLCKIAVLERHKGTGNKSVAVVEGIGFIEPAAIAMTVAHDSHNVLVIGNDDELMAKAANAVADAQGGVAVITSSGETLFPLAIAGLMSTEPFEIAAAKSAAISKALYDAGCTLNYAFMTLSLLALAVIPTLRITDIGLVRISPEEGIQLVPLFV